In the genome of Drosophila yakuba strain Tai18E2 chromosome 3R, Prin_Dyak_Tai18E2_2.1, whole genome shotgun sequence, one region contains:
- the LOC6535321 gene encoding uncharacterized protein LOC6535321 isoform X3: MEFDGAENGLGMEFGGRGVLREINKNDGGIKLSPLAVKPSPKPTSMEQQKAMAAALGHQAAVAGSLQLDAVKVPKFGGLPEFDEMQIPELAPLSTDIDTQLKCNHSDSDVFVECLSLHSERYTGDRSELEAYSSALNDVLEQQLSMTSASTLEADFKDPLAVSQHNNVSYEAMDVDDINETMEMLKDVLDPEDHQLMQTHILSVSQPKTETISVQYNQNQEQKRIEQDQLAKYPESNSDATKPSLLESVFPDQPVTPLLEPNLNLTALDYTKELAKHRDENQKDTKDEPQKEDHQPICSAQMENANSEEPLNLNEATEPSTYPAKTPKCLNQDMPFAVAVESMEKTFTPISHEQNASPAMEATEDRTVTELEHMEVDDFMRVSEAIVLTSSRQEQVNAHSPVSRKSCLNLCGKNDMDFQDNKMDHKTAGLESQLKMTEIELPAAQISTPIPTLQTRSKELPFSPPIPTHRPKAAEELEFRTLRELPLPDDVPSGGKVGVKQISHGRAPFVAVTPTQLRSTTHNSLDLDGKTTSAISPEPTSPSFPIRGPAETQSHFPRSPRAPLEQKDMPYLEEAVVEPSSDRNQSVFGAGVIEKSAIVFQLTQPSPQKQNLNETLPMSEMSPTSSNMAFDSENISENKPQNDTDTFAVSVGSVDNKQRRTFSVIQSPTEEEESKSRRIFCMEKENPRHTFCIQHKASPAVGATEDTGADDVMDVDVSMRAYDVAVLKSPQQTWKEPQAPISNSPPIPSHQHLKRPPIHETNSPVSPLRNGTVALEEQALSAKEQATLSASDEKDDVFLEHFGAISPVSDDMFKTISGSNNQEKIRVNANREIEGKPAPALSKQRGGAPGELEAIIDAEFHDGASNQNLILKSSDFDYLYTKGSNNAPIDRSSLLLKFDPLLGAPVPVNHPNQQEQALQNILGSNQYQNRVLSPTLEEHETSDGNQSFGLISSCKDISVKWDCKPPVDTSKKHVKMSVDVIDNDCNKTFDNFNANTEDKTHNYNNMDELEKKIKNEVTRSEDIEKKLKEGEQREEALIKRITEKDKTNAKLNGVIEAYEKAIAELISEKEQQAQLHERQLQEVQADRDANYHHLTSLETTFSDLHVKYEKSKEMTSQLKSNEESLLAERKQMMDNLRLQEQRYDKMKNHAMQQLEIANKKLDTYAREHADETKKLKALLKKEEISRVSMTEQLQQKSRENADLLKICEELIYGKGQGGSS, from the exons CTGAGTCCACTGGCGGTGAAGCCCAGTCCCAAGCCGACGAGCATGGAGCAACAGAAGGCAATGGCTGCAGCTCTGGGACATCAGGCGGCAGTAGCCGGTAGCCTTCAGCTAGACGCAGTTAAGGTTCCAAAATTTGGAGGTCTTCCCGAGTTCGATGAAATGCAAATACCGGAACTGGCTCCTTTAAGTACCGATATAGACA CTCAATTGAAATGCAACCATTCGGATTCTGATGTTTTTGTCGAGTGTTTATCGCTTCATAGCGAGCGCTATACAGGAGATCGATCGGAGCTAGAGGCCTATTCAAGTGCCCTTAATGATGttttggagcagcagctgtcTATGACCTCAGCTTCTACACTGGAAGCTGATTTTAAAGATCCTTTGGCGGTTAGCCAGCACAACAACGTCAGCTATGAAGCCATGGATGTGGATGACATAAACGAAACTATGGAAATGTTAAAGGACGTTTTGGACCCGGAAGACCATCAGCTTATGCAAACGCATATTCTCAGCGTATCGCAGCCTAAAACGGAGACTATTTCGGTGCAGTATAATCAAAATCAGGAGCAAAAGAGAATAGAACAAGACCAGTTAGCTAAATACCCGGAATCGAATAGTGATGCAACGAAGCCATCATTATTAGAATCAGTATTCCCTGATCAGCCTGTTACACCATTACTTGAACCGAATCTTAACTTAACTGCCTTAGACTACACGAAAGAGCTAGCTAAGCATCGTGATGAAAACCAAAAGGATACAAAAGATGAACCTCAGAAAGAGGACCACCAACCGATTTGTAGTGCGCAGATGGAGAACGCAAATTCTGAGGAGCCCTTAAATCTCAATGAGGCTACAGAACCCTCCACATATCCAGCAAAAACTCCAAAATGTCTTAATCAAGATATGCCATTTGCAGTGGCAGTAGAATCAATGGAAAAAACATTCACTCCCATCAGCCATGAGCAAAATGCGTCCCCAGCTATGGAGGCAACTGAAGACAGGACTGTGACGGAGCTTGAGCACATGGAAGTGGATGACTTTATGAGAGTGAGTGAGGCTATAGTGCTTACCTCATCTCGGCAGGAGCAGGTTAATGCTCATTCACCCGTTTCAAGAAAATCTTGTTTAAACCTCTGCGGGAAAAATGATATGGACTTTCAAGATAATAAAATGGATCATAAAACTGCAGGCCTGGAAAGTCAATTGAAGATGACTGAAATAGAGCTACCAGCAGCACAGATATCGACGCCCATACCGACACTTCAAACCAGAAGCAAGGAACTGCCCTTTTCTCCGCCCATACCTACACATCGCCCAAAGGCAGCGGAAGAACTAGAGTTCCGGACTCTGAGGGAGTTGCCCTTGCCTGATGATGTTCCGTCGGGAGGGAAGGTGGGAGTAAAGCAGATTTCACACGGCCGCGCGCCCTTTGTGGCAGTCACACCAACGCAGCTGCGATCCACGACACATAATTCTTTGGATCTAGATGGAAAAACAACCTCTGCAATCTCTCCAGAACCCACTTCGCCTAGTTTCCCTATCAGAGGACCCGCTGAAACACAATCCCATTTTCCACGCTCACCCCGTGCTCCGCTCGAGCAAAAAGACATGCCCTATTTGGAAGAAGCTGTGGTAGAACCTTCTTCAGATCGCAACCAAAGCGTCTTCGGAGCTGGTGTCATCGAAAAGTCCGCAATTGTCTTTCAGTTGACACAACCGAGTCCACAGAAGCAGAACCTCAACGAAACCTTACCCATGAGTGAGATGTCTCCCACTTCCTCAAATATGGCATTTGACAGCGAAAACATTTCGGAGAACAAGCCACAAAACGATACAGACACATTCGCCGTAAGTGTGGGATCGGTCGATAATAAACAGCGCCGTACTTTCTCGGTGATTCAGTCTCCGACGGAAGAGGAGGAGTCCAAATCGCGTAGGATTTTCTGCATGGAAAAGGAGAACCCACGCCACACCTTCTGCATTCAGCATAAGGCTTCTCCAGCAGTGGGGGCCACCGAAGATACCGGGGCTGATGACGTTATGGATGTAGATGTCTCCATGAGGGCATATGATGTAGCCGTATTGAAGTCGCCTCAGCAAACTTGGAAGGAACCTCAAGCACCAATTTCAAATTCACCGCCTATTCCTTCCCACCAACATTTAAAGAGACCCCCTATCCATGAGACGAATTCCCCGGTGTCACCCTTGCGTAATGGTACCGTTGCGTTGGAGGAGCAGGCTCTTTCCGCCAAAGAGCAAGCCACGCTAAGCGCCAGTGATGAGAAGGACGATGTTTTCTTAGAACACTTTGGCGCCATTTCGCCAGTTTCGGATGACATGTTCAAGACCATAAGTGGTTCCAACAATCAAGAAAAGATTAGGGTCAATGCTAATAGGGAAATCGAAGGAAAACCCGCTCCTGCGTTGAGCAAACAGAGGGGTGGTGCACCTGGCGAGCTGGAGGCGATCATTGATGCCGAATTCCACGACGGCGCCAGCAACCAAAACC TAATACTGAAATCATCAgattttgattatttgtaCACGAAAGGCAGCAATAATGCGCCTATCGACCGCAGTTCGCTGCTGCTGAAGTTTGATCCCCTCCTTGGAGCCCCTGTTCCCGTTAATCATCCGAatcagcaggagcaggcgCTGCAGAATATTCTTGGTTCGAACCAGTATCAAAACCGTGTTCTGAGCCCAACATTGGAGGAGCACGAAACAAGTGACGGGAACCAGTCTTTTGGATTAATATCGAGTTGCAAAGATATATCAGTGAAATGGGATTGTAAGCCACCTGTGGATACGTCAAAA AAGCATGTTAAAATGAGTGTAGACGTCATTGATAACGATTGCAACAAAACCTTCGATAATTTCAA CGCTAATACGGAGGACAAAACgcacaactacaacaacatgGATGAACTGgagaagaaaatcaaaaatgaaGT AACGAGGTCCGAAGACATTGAAAAGAAGCTCAAAGAGGGAGAGCAGCGCGAGGAAGCACTGATCAAGCGTATTACAGAAAAGgacaaaacaaatgcaaaactaAA cGGTGTCATCGAGGCATATGAGAAGGCAATTGCGGAGCTCATTAGtgagaaggagcagcaggcgcagctcCACGAGCGGCAGTTGCAAGAAGTCCAGGCTGACCGGGACGCCAATTACCATCACTTAACGTCACTGGAGACGACATTTTCCGATCTGCATGT aaaatatgaaaaaagcAAAGAGATGACCTCGCAGCTTAAAAGCAACGAAGAATCGCTTCTGGCGGAGCGGAAGCAGATGATGGACAATCTGCGGTTGCAGGAACAGCGCTACGACAAGATGAAAAACCATGCCATGCAGCAGCTGGAAAT TGCAAACAAAAAGCTGGACACCTACGCGAGGGAGCATGCCGACGAAACGAAAAAACTTAAAGCTTTACTTAAGAAGGAGGAGATTTCTCGGGTTTCGATGACggagcagctgcaacaaaaaTCACGCGAAAACGCCGATCTGCTCAAGATCTGCGAAGAGCTTATCTATGGCAAGGGACAAGGTGGTAGTAGTTAA
- the LOC6535321 gene encoding uncharacterized protein LOC6535321 isoform X4 — protein MGNKPGKTRKSGASSDKIPIEVNGGRGNLLSPLAVKPSPKPTSMEQQKAMAAALGHQAAVAGSLQLDAVKVPKFGGLPEFDEMQIPELAPLSTDIDTQLKCNHSDSDVFVECLSLHSERYTGDRSELEAYSSALNDVLEQQLSMTSASTLEADFKDPLAVSQHNNVSYEAMDVDDINETMEMLKDVLDPEDHQLMQTHILSVSQPKTETISVQYNQNQEQKRIEQDQLAKYPESNSDATKPSLLESVFPDQPVTPLLEPNLNLTALDYTKELAKHRDENQKDTKDEPQKEDHQPICSAQMENANSEEPLNLNEATEPSTYPAKTPKCLNQDMPFAVAVESMEKTFTPISHEQNASPAMEATEDRTVTELEHMEVDDFMRVSEAIVLTSSRQEQVNAHSPVSRKSCLNLCGKNDMDFQDNKMDHKTAGLESQLKMTEIELPAAQISTPIPTLQTRSKELPFSPPIPTHRPKAAEELEFRTLRELPLPDDVPSGGKVGVKQISHGRAPFVAVTPTQLRSTTHNSLDLDGKTTSAISPEPTSPSFPIRGPAETQSHFPRSPRAPLEQKDMPYLEEAVVEPSSDRNQSVFGAGVIEKSAIVFQLTQPSPQKQNLNETLPMSEMSPTSSNMAFDSENISENKPQNDTDTFAVSVGSVDNKQRRTFSVIQSPTEEEESKSRRIFCMEKENPRHTFCIQHKASPAVGATEDTGADDVMDVDVSMRAYDVAVLKSPQQTWKEPQAPISNSPPIPSHQHLKRPPIHETNSPVSPLRNGTVALEEQALSAKEQATLSASDEKDDVFLEHFGAISPVSDDMFKTISGSNNQEKIRVNANREIEGKPAPALSKQRGGAPGELEAIIDAEFHDGASNQNLILKSSDFDYLYTKGSNNAPIDRSSLLLKFDPLLGAPVPVNHPNQQEQALQNILGSNQYQNRVLSPTLEEHETSDGNQSFGLISSCKDISVKWDCKPPVDTSKKHVKMSVDVIDNDCNKTFDNFNANTEDKTHNYNNMDELEKKIKNEVTRSEDIEKKLKEGEQREEALIKRITEKDKTNAKLNGVIEAYEKAIAELISEKEQQAQLHERQLQEVQADRDANYHHLTSLETTFSDLHVKYEKSKEMTSQLKSNEESLLAERKQMMDNLRLQEQRYDKMKNHAMQQLEIANKKLDTYAREHADETKKLKALLKKEEISRVSMTEQLQQKSRENADLLKICEELIYGKGQGGSS, from the exons CTGAGTCCACTGGCGGTGAAGCCCAGTCCCAAGCCGACGAGCATGGAGCAACAGAAGGCAATGGCTGCAGCTCTGGGACATCAGGCGGCAGTAGCCGGTAGCCTTCAGCTAGACGCAGTTAAGGTTCCAAAATTTGGAGGTCTTCCCGAGTTCGATGAAATGCAAATACCGGAACTGGCTCCTTTAAGTACCGATATAGACA CTCAATTGAAATGCAACCATTCGGATTCTGATGTTTTTGTCGAGTGTTTATCGCTTCATAGCGAGCGCTATACAGGAGATCGATCGGAGCTAGAGGCCTATTCAAGTGCCCTTAATGATGttttggagcagcagctgtcTATGACCTCAGCTTCTACACTGGAAGCTGATTTTAAAGATCCTTTGGCGGTTAGCCAGCACAACAACGTCAGCTATGAAGCCATGGATGTGGATGACATAAACGAAACTATGGAAATGTTAAAGGACGTTTTGGACCCGGAAGACCATCAGCTTATGCAAACGCATATTCTCAGCGTATCGCAGCCTAAAACGGAGACTATTTCGGTGCAGTATAATCAAAATCAGGAGCAAAAGAGAATAGAACAAGACCAGTTAGCTAAATACCCGGAATCGAATAGTGATGCAACGAAGCCATCATTATTAGAATCAGTATTCCCTGATCAGCCTGTTACACCATTACTTGAACCGAATCTTAACTTAACTGCCTTAGACTACACGAAAGAGCTAGCTAAGCATCGTGATGAAAACCAAAAGGATACAAAAGATGAACCTCAGAAAGAGGACCACCAACCGATTTGTAGTGCGCAGATGGAGAACGCAAATTCTGAGGAGCCCTTAAATCTCAATGAGGCTACAGAACCCTCCACATATCCAGCAAAAACTCCAAAATGTCTTAATCAAGATATGCCATTTGCAGTGGCAGTAGAATCAATGGAAAAAACATTCACTCCCATCAGCCATGAGCAAAATGCGTCCCCAGCTATGGAGGCAACTGAAGACAGGACTGTGACGGAGCTTGAGCACATGGAAGTGGATGACTTTATGAGAGTGAGTGAGGCTATAGTGCTTACCTCATCTCGGCAGGAGCAGGTTAATGCTCATTCACCCGTTTCAAGAAAATCTTGTTTAAACCTCTGCGGGAAAAATGATATGGACTTTCAAGATAATAAAATGGATCATAAAACTGCAGGCCTGGAAAGTCAATTGAAGATGACTGAAATAGAGCTACCAGCAGCACAGATATCGACGCCCATACCGACACTTCAAACCAGAAGCAAGGAACTGCCCTTTTCTCCGCCCATACCTACACATCGCCCAAAGGCAGCGGAAGAACTAGAGTTCCGGACTCTGAGGGAGTTGCCCTTGCCTGATGATGTTCCGTCGGGAGGGAAGGTGGGAGTAAAGCAGATTTCACACGGCCGCGCGCCCTTTGTGGCAGTCACACCAACGCAGCTGCGATCCACGACACATAATTCTTTGGATCTAGATGGAAAAACAACCTCTGCAATCTCTCCAGAACCCACTTCGCCTAGTTTCCCTATCAGAGGACCCGCTGAAACACAATCCCATTTTCCACGCTCACCCCGTGCTCCGCTCGAGCAAAAAGACATGCCCTATTTGGAAGAAGCTGTGGTAGAACCTTCTTCAGATCGCAACCAAAGCGTCTTCGGAGCTGGTGTCATCGAAAAGTCCGCAATTGTCTTTCAGTTGACACAACCGAGTCCACAGAAGCAGAACCTCAACGAAACCTTACCCATGAGTGAGATGTCTCCCACTTCCTCAAATATGGCATTTGACAGCGAAAACATTTCGGAGAACAAGCCACAAAACGATACAGACACATTCGCCGTAAGTGTGGGATCGGTCGATAATAAACAGCGCCGTACTTTCTCGGTGATTCAGTCTCCGACGGAAGAGGAGGAGTCCAAATCGCGTAGGATTTTCTGCATGGAAAAGGAGAACCCACGCCACACCTTCTGCATTCAGCATAAGGCTTCTCCAGCAGTGGGGGCCACCGAAGATACCGGGGCTGATGACGTTATGGATGTAGATGTCTCCATGAGGGCATATGATGTAGCCGTATTGAAGTCGCCTCAGCAAACTTGGAAGGAACCTCAAGCACCAATTTCAAATTCACCGCCTATTCCTTCCCACCAACATTTAAAGAGACCCCCTATCCATGAGACGAATTCCCCGGTGTCACCCTTGCGTAATGGTACCGTTGCGTTGGAGGAGCAGGCTCTTTCCGCCAAAGAGCAAGCCACGCTAAGCGCCAGTGATGAGAAGGACGATGTTTTCTTAGAACACTTTGGCGCCATTTCGCCAGTTTCGGATGACATGTTCAAGACCATAAGTGGTTCCAACAATCAAGAAAAGATTAGGGTCAATGCTAATAGGGAAATCGAAGGAAAACCCGCTCCTGCGTTGAGCAAACAGAGGGGTGGTGCACCTGGCGAGCTGGAGGCGATCATTGATGCCGAATTCCACGACGGCGCCAGCAACCAAAACC TAATACTGAAATCATCAgattttgattatttgtaCACGAAAGGCAGCAATAATGCGCCTATCGACCGCAGTTCGCTGCTGCTGAAGTTTGATCCCCTCCTTGGAGCCCCTGTTCCCGTTAATCATCCGAatcagcaggagcaggcgCTGCAGAATATTCTTGGTTCGAACCAGTATCAAAACCGTGTTCTGAGCCCAACATTGGAGGAGCACGAAACAAGTGACGGGAACCAGTCTTTTGGATTAATATCGAGTTGCAAAGATATATCAGTGAAATGGGATTGTAAGCCACCTGTGGATACGTCAAAA AAGCATGTTAAAATGAGTGTAGACGTCATTGATAACGATTGCAACAAAACCTTCGATAATTTCAA CGCTAATACGGAGGACAAAACgcacaactacaacaacatgGATGAACTGgagaagaaaatcaaaaatgaaGT AACGAGGTCCGAAGACATTGAAAAGAAGCTCAAAGAGGGAGAGCAGCGCGAGGAAGCACTGATCAAGCGTATTACAGAAAAGgacaaaacaaatgcaaaactaAA cGGTGTCATCGAGGCATATGAGAAGGCAATTGCGGAGCTCATTAGtgagaaggagcagcaggcgcagctcCACGAGCGGCAGTTGCAAGAAGTCCAGGCTGACCGGGACGCCAATTACCATCACTTAACGTCACTGGAGACGACATTTTCCGATCTGCATGT aaaatatgaaaaaagcAAAGAGATGACCTCGCAGCTTAAAAGCAACGAAGAATCGCTTCTGGCGGAGCGGAAGCAGATGATGGACAATCTGCGGTTGCAGGAACAGCGCTACGACAAGATGAAAAACCATGCCATGCAGCAGCTGGAAAT TGCAAACAAAAAGCTGGACACCTACGCGAGGGAGCATGCCGACGAAACGAAAAAACTTAAAGCTTTACTTAAGAAGGAGGAGATTTCTCGGGTTTCGATGACggagcagctgcaacaaaaaTCACGCGAAAACGCCGATCTGCTCAAGATCTGCGAAGAGCTTATCTATGGCAAGGGACAAGGTGGTAGTAGTTAA
- the LOC6535321 gene encoding uncharacterized protein LOC6535321 isoform X1, translated as MDFLASIIKRPKSIATTGITTNQPMTMEALKADGPADNYSTPRDKEGLSLVSQDLDTLVQSASESPQLKEPHCNLIKEPISNPLPAPEDISCSRETIQTFLSEINFNLNQVSDNEMEHLQAMSGELSPLAVKPSPKPTSMEQQKAMAAALGHQAAVAGSLQLDAVKVPKFGGLPEFDEMQIPELAPLSTDIDTQLKCNHSDSDVFVECLSLHSERYTGDRSELEAYSSALNDVLEQQLSMTSASTLEADFKDPLAVSQHNNVSYEAMDVDDINETMEMLKDVLDPEDHQLMQTHILSVSQPKTETISVQYNQNQEQKRIEQDQLAKYPESNSDATKPSLLESVFPDQPVTPLLEPNLNLTALDYTKELAKHRDENQKDTKDEPQKEDHQPICSAQMENANSEEPLNLNEATEPSTYPAKTPKCLNQDMPFAVAVESMEKTFTPISHEQNASPAMEATEDRTVTELEHMEVDDFMRVSEAIVLTSSRQEQVNAHSPVSRKSCLNLCGKNDMDFQDNKMDHKTAGLESQLKMTEIELPAAQISTPIPTLQTRSKELPFSPPIPTHRPKAAEELEFRTLRELPLPDDVPSGGKVGVKQISHGRAPFVAVTPTQLRSTTHNSLDLDGKTTSAISPEPTSPSFPIRGPAETQSHFPRSPRAPLEQKDMPYLEEAVVEPSSDRNQSVFGAGVIEKSAIVFQLTQPSPQKQNLNETLPMSEMSPTSSNMAFDSENISENKPQNDTDTFAVSVGSVDNKQRRTFSVIQSPTEEEESKSRRIFCMEKENPRHTFCIQHKASPAVGATEDTGADDVMDVDVSMRAYDVAVLKSPQQTWKEPQAPISNSPPIPSHQHLKRPPIHETNSPVSPLRNGTVALEEQALSAKEQATLSASDEKDDVFLEHFGAISPVSDDMFKTISGSNNQEKIRVNANREIEGKPAPALSKQRGGAPGELEAIIDAEFHDGASNQNLILKSSDFDYLYTKGSNNAPIDRSSLLLKFDPLLGAPVPVNHPNQQEQALQNILGSNQYQNRVLSPTLEEHETSDGNQSFGLISSCKDISVKWDCKPPVDTSKKHVKMSVDVIDNDCNKTFDNFNANTEDKTHNYNNMDELEKKIKNEVTRSEDIEKKLKEGEQREEALIKRITEKDKTNAKLNGVIEAYEKAIAELISEKEQQAQLHERQLQEVQADRDANYHHLTSLETTFSDLHVKYEKSKEMTSQLKSNEESLLAERKQMMDNLRLQEQRYDKMKNHAMQQLEIANKKLDTYAREHADETKKLKALLKKEEISRVSMTEQLQQKSRENADLLKICEELIYGKGQGGSS; from the exons CCAAGTTAGTGATAACGAAATGGAGCACTTGCAAGCCATGAGCGGCGAG CTGAGTCCACTGGCGGTGAAGCCCAGTCCCAAGCCGACGAGCATGGAGCAACAGAAGGCAATGGCTGCAGCTCTGGGACATCAGGCGGCAGTAGCCGGTAGCCTTCAGCTAGACGCAGTTAAGGTTCCAAAATTTGGAGGTCTTCCCGAGTTCGATGAAATGCAAATACCGGAACTGGCTCCTTTAAGTACCGATATAGACA CTCAATTGAAATGCAACCATTCGGATTCTGATGTTTTTGTCGAGTGTTTATCGCTTCATAGCGAGCGCTATACAGGAGATCGATCGGAGCTAGAGGCCTATTCAAGTGCCCTTAATGATGttttggagcagcagctgtcTATGACCTCAGCTTCTACACTGGAAGCTGATTTTAAAGATCCTTTGGCGGTTAGCCAGCACAACAACGTCAGCTATGAAGCCATGGATGTGGATGACATAAACGAAACTATGGAAATGTTAAAGGACGTTTTGGACCCGGAAGACCATCAGCTTATGCAAACGCATATTCTCAGCGTATCGCAGCCTAAAACGGAGACTATTTCGGTGCAGTATAATCAAAATCAGGAGCAAAAGAGAATAGAACAAGACCAGTTAGCTAAATACCCGGAATCGAATAGTGATGCAACGAAGCCATCATTATTAGAATCAGTATTCCCTGATCAGCCTGTTACACCATTACTTGAACCGAATCTTAACTTAACTGCCTTAGACTACACGAAAGAGCTAGCTAAGCATCGTGATGAAAACCAAAAGGATACAAAAGATGAACCTCAGAAAGAGGACCACCAACCGATTTGTAGTGCGCAGATGGAGAACGCAAATTCTGAGGAGCCCTTAAATCTCAATGAGGCTACAGAACCCTCCACATATCCAGCAAAAACTCCAAAATGTCTTAATCAAGATATGCCATTTGCAGTGGCAGTAGAATCAATGGAAAAAACATTCACTCCCATCAGCCATGAGCAAAATGCGTCCCCAGCTATGGAGGCAACTGAAGACAGGACTGTGACGGAGCTTGAGCACATGGAAGTGGATGACTTTATGAGAGTGAGTGAGGCTATAGTGCTTACCTCATCTCGGCAGGAGCAGGTTAATGCTCATTCACCCGTTTCAAGAAAATCTTGTTTAAACCTCTGCGGGAAAAATGATATGGACTTTCAAGATAATAAAATGGATCATAAAACTGCAGGCCTGGAAAGTCAATTGAAGATGACTGAAATAGAGCTACCAGCAGCACAGATATCGACGCCCATACCGACACTTCAAACCAGAAGCAAGGAACTGCCCTTTTCTCCGCCCATACCTACACATCGCCCAAAGGCAGCGGAAGAACTAGAGTTCCGGACTCTGAGGGAGTTGCCCTTGCCTGATGATGTTCCGTCGGGAGGGAAGGTGGGAGTAAAGCAGATTTCACACGGCCGCGCGCCCTTTGTGGCAGTCACACCAACGCAGCTGCGATCCACGACACATAATTCTTTGGATCTAGATGGAAAAACAACCTCTGCAATCTCTCCAGAACCCACTTCGCCTAGTTTCCCTATCAGAGGACCCGCTGAAACACAATCCCATTTTCCACGCTCACCCCGTGCTCCGCTCGAGCAAAAAGACATGCCCTATTTGGAAGAAGCTGTGGTAGAACCTTCTTCAGATCGCAACCAAAGCGTCTTCGGAGCTGGTGTCATCGAAAAGTCCGCAATTGTCTTTCAGTTGACACAACCGAGTCCACAGAAGCAGAACCTCAACGAAACCTTACCCATGAGTGAGATGTCTCCCACTTCCTCAAATATGGCATTTGACAGCGAAAACATTTCGGAGAACAAGCCACAAAACGATACAGACACATTCGCCGTAAGTGTGGGATCGGTCGATAATAAACAGCGCCGTACTTTCTCGGTGATTCAGTCTCCGACGGAAGAGGAGGAGTCCAAATCGCGTAGGATTTTCTGCATGGAAAAGGAGAACCCACGCCACACCTTCTGCATTCAGCATAAGGCTTCTCCAGCAGTGGGGGCCACCGAAGATACCGGGGCTGATGACGTTATGGATGTAGATGTCTCCATGAGGGCATATGATGTAGCCGTATTGAAGTCGCCTCAGCAAACTTGGAAGGAACCTCAAGCACCAATTTCAAATTCACCGCCTATTCCTTCCCACCAACATTTAAAGAGACCCCCTATCCATGAGACGAATTCCCCGGTGTCACCCTTGCGTAATGGTACCGTTGCGTTGGAGGAGCAGGCTCTTTCCGCCAAAGAGCAAGCCACGCTAAGCGCCAGTGATGAGAAGGACGATGTTTTCTTAGAACACTTTGGCGCCATTTCGCCAGTTTCGGATGACATGTTCAAGACCATAAGTGGTTCCAACAATCAAGAAAAGATTAGGGTCAATGCTAATAGGGAAATCGAAGGAAAACCCGCTCCTGCGTTGAGCAAACAGAGGGGTGGTGCACCTGGCGAGCTGGAGGCGATCATTGATGCCGAATTCCACGACGGCGCCAGCAACCAAAACC TAATACTGAAATCATCAgattttgattatttgtaCACGAAAGGCAGCAATAATGCGCCTATCGACCGCAGTTCGCTGCTGCTGAAGTTTGATCCCCTCCTTGGAGCCCCTGTTCCCGTTAATCATCCGAatcagcaggagcaggcgCTGCAGAATATTCTTGGTTCGAACCAGTATCAAAACCGTGTTCTGAGCCCAACATTGGAGGAGCACGAAACAAGTGACGGGAACCAGTCTTTTGGATTAATATCGAGTTGCAAAGATATATCAGTGAAATGGGATTGTAAGCCACCTGTGGATACGTCAAAA AAGCATGTTAAAATGAGTGTAGACGTCATTGATAACGATTGCAACAAAACCTTCGATAATTTCAA CGCTAATACGGAGGACAAAACgcacaactacaacaacatgGATGAACTGgagaagaaaatcaaaaatgaaGT AACGAGGTCCGAAGACATTGAAAAGAAGCTCAAAGAGGGAGAGCAGCGCGAGGAAGCACTGATCAAGCGTATTACAGAAAAGgacaaaacaaatgcaaaactaAA cGGTGTCATCGAGGCATATGAGAAGGCAATTGCGGAGCTCATTAGtgagaaggagcagcaggcgcagctcCACGAGCGGCAGTTGCAAGAAGTCCAGGCTGACCGGGACGCCAATTACCATCACTTAACGTCACTGGAGACGACATTTTCCGATCTGCATGT aaaatatgaaaaaagcAAAGAGATGACCTCGCAGCTTAAAAGCAACGAAGAATCGCTTCTGGCGGAGCGGAAGCAGATGATGGACAATCTGCGGTTGCAGGAACAGCGCTACGACAAGATGAAAAACCATGCCATGCAGCAGCTGGAAAT TGCAAACAAAAAGCTGGACACCTACGCGAGGGAGCATGCCGACGAAACGAAAAAACTTAAAGCTTTACTTAAGAAGGAGGAGATTTCTCGGGTTTCGATGACggagcagctgcaacaaaaaTCACGCGAAAACGCCGATCTGCTCAAGATCTGCGAAGAGCTTATCTATGGCAAGGGACAAGGTGGTAGTAGTTAA